Proteins encoded together in one Oncorhynchus nerka isolate Pitt River linkage group LG19, Oner_Uvic_2.0, whole genome shotgun sequence window:
- the LOC115101266 gene encoding inositol polyphosphate 5-phosphatase K, with the protein MDQMQHKQSSTDPARPSGQPGRNTFPAPALPRRPTAQDTSIPSPTGGSGKLPGLASGVRQMPDQVRLEHVQLGSSPAVPVYFSRPRPTALNSSRDSEADMKDKASIPNRIPGPHSSISLSQSPTESSLLSHSPQSPHSTQPYTGQPYLSPQPNLPQPCLTPPSSLSPKPGSSPQSQRTSSPLGAMENQPQTEGETDHGFRVHIVTWNVGSAVPPDDVTSLFGPHAGDGSTDMFIIGLQEMNSMINKRLKDALFHDQWSELCMDTLSRFGYVLVASQRMQGVLLLVFSKFCHLPFLRGVQTEKTRTGLGGYWGNKGGVSARMTMFGHPVCFLNCHLPAHMRNLEQRMEDFESILQQQQFDGATASGVLDHDVVFWFGDLNFRIENYDIHVVKSAIDSNKLPLLWERDQLNIAKNSESILDGFLEGPLKFPPTYKFDVGTHTYDTSSKKRKPAWTDRILWRLRCTGSPVPTHNAALQRGLTSWLGGATKVVQHSYRSHMGYTCSDHKPVSAVFSLHFPFKVDLPLVTLEYEKEWTKVSDATVRFTVRSNFQRSSWDWVAIYKVGFKHHKDYVAYVWAKADHGSQVTFTEEDLPRDAGEYILGFYSNNMNTIIGVTLPFQIHVPVRSPTAPPVCRSDSSDVSSEDDSTLVLLAPASSRSPSPGKSKHHHRHRRSHSPAHSNTPMPSLQGLSLHPRPLEGLPSNRSPCSAAKKERLVSPQDTLPSPISPLTPRSPVSPGGGVSAPEALIAAILGEHRPTQVTPTGGRSPGKTGETSL; encoded by the exons ATGGATCAAATGCAGCATAAACAAAGCAGCACAGATCCAGCCAGACCTTCTGGACAACCTGGGAGGAATACTTTTCCAGCACCTGCTCTACCCCGGCGACCAACAGCTCAGGACACCTCTATCCCCAGTCCCACAGGGGGGTCTGGGAAACTCCCAGGACTGGCCTCAGGTGTACGTCAGATGCCAGACCAGGTGAGGCTGGAGCATGTACAACTTGGGTCCAGTCCTGCAGTTCCAGTCTATTTCAGCCGTCCCAGACCTACTGCACTAAATTCCTCCAGAGATTCAGAGGCTGATATGAAGGATAAGGCCTCTATTCCAAACCGCATTCCTGGACCACAcagctccatctccctgtcccagtccccTACAGAGTCTTCTCTGTTGTCCCACAGCCCCCAGAGTCCTCACAGCACTCAGCCTTACACCGGCCAGCCTTACCTCAGCCCCCAGCCTAACCTGCCTCAGCCCTGCCTCACCCCACCATCAAGCCTCAGCCCCAAACCAGGCTCCAGTCCACAGTCCCAGAGGACCAGCTCCCCTCTGGGCGCTATGGAAAATCAGCCACAGACTGAAGGAGAAACGGATCACGGTTTCAG GGTGCACATTGTCACATGGAATGTGGGCTCTGCTGTTCCCCCTGATGACGTCACATCTCTGTTTGGGCCGCATGCTGGCGATGGGAGTACAGACATGTTTATCATTGG GCTTCAGGAAATGAATTCTATGATCAACAAGCGGCTGAAGGACGCTCTGTTCCACGACCAGTGGAGTGAGCTTTGCATGGACACACTCAGTCGCTTTGGATATGTGCTG GTGGCGTCCCAGCGTATGCAGGGGGTTCTGTTGCTGGTGTTCTCTAAATTCTGCCATCTTCCATTCCTGAGGGGGGTGCAGACAGAGAAAACACGCACAGGCCTCGGGGGCTACTGG GGTAATAAAGGGGGTGTAAGTGCGAGGATGACGATGTTCGGCCACCCGGTGTGTTTCCTGAACTGTCACCTGCCGGCTCACATGCGGAACCTGGAGCAGCGCATGGAGGACTTTGAGAGCATCCTGCAGCAACAGCAGTTTGATGGCGCGACCGCCTCGGGTGTGCTGGACCACGA CGTGGTGTTCTGGTTTGGGGATCTTAACTTCCGCATCGAGAACTATGACATTCATGTGGTGAAGAGTGCCATTGACAGCAATAAGCTCCCTTTGCTGTGGGAGCGAGACCAG CTCAACATAGCTAAAAACAGTGAGTCCATTTTAGATGGCTTCTTGGAAGGCCCTCTCAAATTCCCCCCCACATATAAGTTTGACGTGGGGACACACACATACGACACCAG CAGTAAGAAGCGAAAGCCAGCATGGACAGACCGTATCTTGTGGCGTCTGCGTTGTACGGGCTCCCCTGTTCCTACCCACAATGCCGCTCTGCAGCGTGGCCTAACCTCGTGGCTGGGTGGGGCAACCAAGGTGGTGCAACACTCCTACCGCAGTCACATGGGCTACACCTGCAGTGACCACAAACCGGTCTCTGCTGTCTTCTCATTACAT TTCCCATTCAAAGTGGACCTTCCTCTTGTAACGTTAGAGTATGAGAAGGAGTGGACTAAAGTTTCTGACGCTACAGTCAGATTCACTGTGAGGTCCAACTTCCAGCGCAGCTCATGGGACTGGGTTGCAATATACAAG GTTGGGTTCAAACATCACAAGGACTATGTAGCATATGTGTGGGCCAAGGCAGATCATGGGTCACAG GTGACATTTACAGAGGAGGATTTACCCAGGGATGCAGGGGAATACATTTTGGGTTTCTATAGCAACAACATGAATACTATTATTGGAGTGACATTGCCCTTTCAG ATCCATGTTCCTGTGCGCAGCCCGACAGCCCCACCAGTATGCCGCTCAGACAGTTCTGACGTCAGCTCGGAGGATGACAGCACACTGGTCCTGCTGGCCCCTGCTAGCTCCCGCAGCCCAAGCCCTGGAAAAAGCAAACACCACCATCGTCACCGCCGCAGCCACAGTCCTGCTCACTCCAACACCCCCATGCCCTCCCTGCAGGGCCTCAGCTTGCACCCTCGTCCCCTAGAGGGCCTACCAAGCAACCGCTCGCCCTGCTCTGCAGCTAAGAAGGAGCGCCTGGTCTCCCCCCAGGACACACTGCCGTCGCCCATCAGCCCACTCACGCCCCGCAGCCCTGTGTCACCCGGGGGTGGGGTCTCAGCCCCAGAGGCTCTGATTGCTGCCATCCTGGGGGAACACAGGCCAACTCAGGTCACCCCGACAGGGGGCAGGTCACCAGGCAAGACTGGAGAGACAAGTTTATGA